One Mycolicibacterium rufum genomic window, GGCTGAACGCAGGAGAAGGAACCATGGCTAATCTCGGACTGACCCCTGAAGAGCTGCAGGCAGAGGTCGGCATCGCACTTCCCGACAAGGAGGTCGTGTCGATCATCGACGTCAACGCCGACATCAACGTCGGGATCGACGCCGCATCGCCGATCGACCTGTCGGCGGCCGCGAACCTCAATGTCGCCGCCCCCATCCAGGCAGGCGCGGGAGCCAACGTGCTGACCTACGGCTCGGGTGCCGATGCCACCGTCACGCACTCCGCCGACGGCGGCGTCGTCATCCTGCAGTCGATGGACGACGTGACGGCCGACGCCCAATCCATCCAGGACAGCGGTATCGACCAGGCCGGCGACACGTCGACCGGCACTGTCACCAGCCCCGGTACCGACACCGGAACTGACGGCGGGACGGATACGGGCACCGATACCGGTGCGACCGTCGACACCGGCACCGGGACCTTCGCCGACGGCGCCCTGCTCAATGTCGACGTCAATGTCGACCTGAACGCCGACCTGGCGGCGCCGATCGCCGGCGCGGTCGCGGCCAACGCGAACGTGGCGGCGCCGATCAACGCCGGTGTCGCCGCCAACATCGGCTCCATCGATTCGACGGCGGACGCCGTGTCGATTCAGGACGCCACCATCACGCAGACCATGAACGACGTCCACGCGACCGCCGACTCGGACCAGACGTCGAGCATCTCTCAAGGCGGCACGAGCAGCACCGCCGACGGCGGCACCAGCACGGCCTCGAGTGGTACATCCGGCACCAGCGGTGGCACGAGCTCCGCTGGCGGCACCGATTCCGCGGCCTGATAGATCCGGCCAGGCGGTTTGACCATCAGGAGCACCCAGGTGACCGTGACGAGCGAGGGGTCGGCGCCGCCGCGGCAGGTGCTGCAGCGGGCGGACGGCGTCGAACTGATCGGGGAGATGGCGGGATCGGGCTACAAGGTCCCGCCCTCCCTGGTCCGCCGCGCCGACGGGCAGACGATTCAGCTCACCCCACTGCTGTACGCGATCGTCCGCGAGATCGACGGCGAACGCACTCCCGGCGAGGTGGCGGCCGCGGTGTCGGAGGCGACCGGACGCACGGTCACTGCCGACAACATCGGCCACCTCGTCGACAAGCAGTTGCGACCCCTGGGACTCCTTGTCCTACCCGACGGTCGCCAACCGGCGACCAAGAAGCGAAACCCTCTGCTGGGCTTGCGTTTCCGCTATGCGGTGACGGAACCCGAACGCACCCGACGGCTCACCGATCCGTTCCGGTTCCTTTTCCGGCCGTGGATGGTCGTGCCGATGCTCGCGGTGTTCGCGGTCGTGTGCTGGTGGGTGTTCTTCCGCAAGGGTCTGGCCCACGCCGCCTATGACGCGTTCGAGCGCCCGGGGCTGCTGATCCTCGTGTTCGTGGTGACGATCCTGTCCGCGGGGTTCCACGAGTTCGGGCATGCGGCGGCGGCGCGCTACGGCGGTGCCACCCCGGGCGCCATGGGCTTCGGCGTCTACCTGGTGTGGCCGGCGTTCTACACCGACGTCACCGACACCTACCGCCTCGGCCGAAAAGCCCGGGTGCGCACCGATCTCGGTGGGCTCTACTTCAACGCGATCGTCGCGGTGGCGATCGCCGCGCTGTGGTGGTGGCTGCGCTACGACGCGCTCCTGCTCGTCGTCGCCACGCAGATCCTGCAGATGCTGCGCCAACTCGCGCCGATGGTCCGGTTCGACGGCTACCACGTGCTCGCCGACCTCACCGGCGTCCCCGACCTGTACTCGCGCATCAAGCCGACGCTGCTCGGACTGCTGCCGTGGCGGTGGGGCGATCCGCACGCACGCATGCTCAAGCCGTGGGCCCGCATCCTCGTCACGGTCTGGGTGCTGGTCGTGGTGCCGATGCTGCTGTCGGCCATCGTCGGCGCGATCGTCGCGCTGCCCCGCCTGCTCGGCTCGGCGTGGTCGGCCCTGGGCACCCAGCGCGACGTGCTCACCAGTTCGTGGGCCGACGGCGACTTCATCCAGGTCGTGGCCCGCGTGCTGGCCATCGTCGCCATCGTCATCCCGGTGGCCGGTGTGCTCTACATGCTCGTCCGGTTCGGCCGGCAGACCGCGCTCACTGCGTGGAAGGCATCCGCGGGCAAGCCGCTGATGCGTGTGCTCGTCCTGCTGGCCGGAGTCGTGGCGGCGAGCGGGATCGCCTACGCGTGGTGGCCGGGGGAGTCGACCTACCGGCCGATCCAGCCGTGGGAACGCGGCACGGTCGGTGACATCGCCTATGCGCTCGGCATGCAGCGCCTCGCCCACGAGCAGCCGCTGCAGCGGTCGGAAGCCACGCGGCCCGTGGCGGCGTCACGCACGATCGCGCCGGGGCAGCGCGGGGTCATGCGGGTCATGTGGGACACCAGAAGCTCCCTGCCGAAGGCGGGCCAGCCGCGGCTGATGGTGGTGCTGATCCCGCGGATCCTGCGGGGTGGCGGAGGGCCCGCGTCCACCGGCGCGCTCACCACGGCAGCCGACAAGGGCTGGGTGTTCCCCGTCGACAAGCCGCTGACCCCGGGACCCGGTGACACCCAGGCGCTGGCCGTCAACACGCGAAACAACACCGTGGTCTACGAGGCCGCGTTCGCGCTCGTGTGGCAGACCGACGAGGAGTACGCCGAGAACATCAACGACGCGGAAGCCTATGCGTCGTGCCGGAATTGCGGTGCCGTCGCCGTCGCGTACCAGGTGGTGTTCGTCATCGACAACGACGACACCAACGACAACGTGGCAACGCCGCAGAACCTCGCGGGCGCGCTGAGCTACGACTGCATCAACTGCCTGACCTATGCGCTGGCACAGCAGCTGTTCATCACGCTCGACGAGCCGCTCTCGCCCGCGGCGATGGCGAAGATCGACACGGTGTGGGCGCGAGTTGCGTTGTTCCAGAAGCAGATCGAGGCGGGTCAGGTGAAGCTCGCCGACATTCAGCCGCAATTGCAGGCCTACACCGACGAGATCAAGGCGATCGTCGAAGAAGACCAACCGGGCACGTTCGCGACGTCCACTGCCGTCGCGACGACGGCTGCGTCCGCCGCCCCGACGTCGAGCGCCGCGCCGAGCGTGTCAGCCACACCGACCGCGACGGAGCCGACACCGACCAGCGGAACAGCAGAGCCCAGCGCCAGCGTCGAAGCGTCACCGAGTGAGACGGCCGCCCCGTCGACCTCCGCGGCGCCGACGACGACGGCGGGCTCGACCTCGACCGCCGTGGTGTCCGACCCCACCGCGACGGCTGACCCGACCGGGACGGCCGGGTCGACGGGGACGGCGTCGTCGGGTGACACCACGTCCGGGGGAACGGCATCCGACAGCGGGACGGCGAGCTCGCCCTAGGCGCCGAACGTACGGTTTCTGACGTCGTTGCCCGCATGTCGCGTCACAGTGCGAACACCCGACGCGGTGTCAGCCGCCGATGCCGTTGTCCAGCCCGAGATGGGTGCCGAAGTACCAGGGCACGCCGACGAGTGCTGCCGCGGCGACGAGCAGGAGCACGACGAACGCGACGGCCCAAGCGCGGCCTCGTGCGTCGCCCGACCGGAAGGCGACCGCCAGGAACACGAGGCCGAGCGCGGCGCCCGTCCAGCCTGTGATCCTGAGCGGTGTCCTGGCTGCCCGCTGGTAGTCGGTGAGGTAGCCGTCGGGGAAGCCGAACATCGACACGTCGGTGTAGATCCACAGGGCCAGGCCGAAGGACGCCCCCGCGGAGACGAGGCAGGCGGAGACGAGGAGTGCCCTGCCCGCCGTCGGTGTCCGCATGACCGAAGTATCGCCGGAGACCATGTCGGTCGGACGATAGTGAGACAGACAGGGCACTGGCTCGAGACAGGTGAGGGCATGAGCGACAGCTACGACGGGCCTCCGATCCCACCGGAGTTCGCACAGTTCACTCCCCGAACCGCCCGAGCCCTGACGCGCGGCGGCTACCGATGCCTCCTCGACGTGTGGGTGGCCAGTGACGACGAATTGCTGGCATTGCGGAATTTCGGGATGCTGAGCCTGGCCGAAGTGCGGGCAACGGGTCCCTGACGGGAACGGCCATCACCGCACCCCGAGGTTCGCCAACCGGTCAGCGCCCGTTCACCCGCGGCACAGATCGACACCGCTGACGCGGTCTAGCGTCGGCCGATGCCGGCAGAATCACGCGGCGAGAAGACTCGCATACTGTTCCAGGGCGCTCTGCTCGACGCCATCACCGAGGGGCGGAAGCCGTACCGCACAGCAAACCTGAGCGACGACACTTGGCGGTTGATCGACGCCGTCGCCGATGCCCACCCCGATGCCACGCCAACTCTGATCAGCGACGCCTACGACTCGTACGAACAAGACTGTGACGATTTGGCGAGAAGCATGGCCGGCAGGTGAACGGAATGCGACCATCCGCCAATGGTCGATTCAAGCGAATGGACGGCTATACAGCACGTGGTGGAACGGCTGACGCAGCGTTATCCCGCGGTTGAGCCCGAAACCGTGATGACGGTGGTGCATCGCTCCCACGCGATGTTCGACGGCCGCCCGGTGCGAGACTTCGTTCCGCTGTTCGTCGAGCGCCGCTCGCAGGAAGAACTCGCCAAGATCGGCGGCTGACCCTCCGGATCCGGCCGCAGGACGAAGCGGCGATCGAGCCGCTCGATCATGTCGTCGAGTCGACGGAGATCGTCCTCGGCCCGGTGCATCTCAGCGATGATGCGGCTTGTGCTGTCGCCGTTGCGGATCAGATTTCGGCGCTCGCTGATGCGGCCGACCAGGTGCCGCCGTTCGGCTGCGAGTTCACGACGCAGACTCTTGGCCTGTTGCAGATCAGCGGCGCTGCTACTTGGGCGCGGTGAGTTCGAGGGCGATGTCGTCGGGATCGCGGAACTCGAGAATGTAGGACGGGCCGATGTCCTTGATGGGCTCGTGGGCGATACCCAGCGATTCGAGGTGGCGGGCCGCCGCGACGAGTTCGTCGTGACTGTCGACCGGCAGTGCGAGGTGGTCCAGACCCACTCGGTCCGCGTCGAACCGGTCGGTGCCGGGCGCCACCGGCCGAAGACCGACGAGTGCGTTACCGAGGTTGTAGATGACACCGTCGAACAGGAACCACAGCTGCTCGCGGGTGGCGGCGTCGGCATCGGCGGGCATCTCCACCAGCACGGGCCACCCGAAGACGGCGTCGTAGAAGCGGCGGGAGCGGGCGATGTCAGTGACGGTCAGACGAACATGCGCGATGGAGTTGGTGCGGATGGCCACGTCGTCATGCTGACATCCCGCCGAGCGGCGGATCAGGAAATCAGCGCGAGGACTTCGTCGAGCAGATAATTCGCTGCTGATGGTTGGGTGCCCCCGGCAGGATTCGAACCTGCGGCCTTCTGCTCCGGAGGCAGACGCTCTATCCCCTGAGCTACGGGGGCGCATGTCGAGACTGCGCCGTTCGGGCGTGGCTAGCCTAGCGCATCCACGAGGCTAAACGGATTCGGGTCGGGAAGGCCCCAGACCATAGGATGGTCCCTCGTGACCCCCGCCGATCTGGCCGAGCTGCTCCGCAGCACCGCTGCCGCGGTGCTCGACGCGCACGGCCTGGACTCCTCCGCGCTGCCGGCCACCGTGACCGTGGAGCGCCCGCGCAACCCCGAGCACGGTGACTACGCCACCAACCTGGCGCTGCAGCTCGGCAAGAAGGTCGGCGCCAACCCCCGCGAGCTGGCCGGCTGGCTGGCCGCCGCGCTCGCCGAGCAGCCCGGCATCGCGGCCGCCGACGTCGCCGGGCCCGGCTTCGTCAACCTGCGCATCGAGGCCTCGGCGCAGAACGTCCTGGTCGGCGACGTCATCGCCGCCGGCGCGGGCTACGGCACCTCGGCCGAGCTGGGCGGGCGCCGGGTCAACCTGGAGTTCGTCTCGGCCAATCCGACCGGACCCATCCACATCGGTGGCACCCGTTGGGCGGCCGTCGGCGACGCGCTGGGCCGGCTGCTCAGCACCCAGGGCGCCGAGGTGGTACGCGAGTACTACTTCAACGACCACGGCGCGCAGATCGACCGGTTCACCAACTCGTTGATCGCCGCCGCCAAGGGTGAGCCGACCCCCGAGGACGGCTACGCCGGCTCCTACATCGGCGACATCGCCGCGCAGGTGCTCGCCAAAGAGCCCGAGGCGCTGACCCTGCCCGACGCCGAGATGCGGGAGACCTTCCGCGCCATCGGGGTCAACCTGATGTTCGACCACATCAAAGCCTCGCTGCACGAGTTCGGCACCGACTTCGACGTCTTCACCCACGAAGACTCGATGCACACCTCCGGACGCGTCGACGAGGCCATCGCCAAGCTGCGCGAGAACGGCAGCATCTACGAGAAGGACGGCGCGGTCTGGCTGCGCACCACCGACTACGGCGACGACAAGGACCGCGTCGTCATCAAGAGCGACGGCCAGCCGGCCTACATCGCCGGTGACCTCGCGTACTTCCTGGACAAGCGCCAGCGCGGCTTCGATCTGTGCATCTACATGCTCGGCGCCGATCACCACGGCTACATCGCGCGGCTCAAGGCCGCCGCGGCCGCACTCGGCGACGACCCCGACACCGTCGAGGTACTCATCGGCCAGATGGTCAACCTCGTCCGCGACGGCCAGCCCGTCCGGATGAGCAAGCGGGCGGGCACCGTCATCACCCTCGACGACCTCGTCGAGGCGATCGGCGTCGACGCCGCGCGCTACGCCCTGATCCGCAGTTCCGTGGACACCCCGATCGACATCGATCTGGCGCTGTGGTCGTCGGCGTCGGCCGAGAACCCGGTCTATTACGTGCAATACGCGCACGCCCGGCTGTCCGCGCTGGCCCGCAACGCCGCCGATCTGGGCATCACACCCGACACCGCACACCTCGACCTGCTGACCCATGACAAAGAAGGCACGCTGATCCGCAACATCGGCGAGTTCCCGCGGGTGCTCGCCACGGCTGCGGCCCTGCGGGAACCGCATCGCGTGTCTCGGTATCTCGAGGACCTCGCCGGTGACTACCACCGCTTCTACGACTCCTGCCGCGTGCTCCCGCAGGGCGACGAGGAGCCCGGCGACCTGCATGCGGCGCGCCTGGCGTTGTGCGCCGCCACCCGCCAGGTGATCGCCAACGGACTGGGCATCCTCGGCGTCAGCGCCCCGGAGCGGATGTGATCGCTCATCCCGCCGGTCCCCGTCACGCCGAGGAGATCCACCACGCCGGCGCCCCGGATCGTCCGCAGACCTCGGCGGAGGTCGCCGCGCTCGCGCCGAACGTGTGGCCCCGCAACGCCGTTCGCGGCGACGACGGTGTCGTCACGATCGCCGGTGTGCCGGTGTCCGACATCGCCGCGGAATACGGCACCCCGGTGTTCGTCATCGACGAGGACGACTTCCGCACCCGCTGCCGGCAGATCTCCGCGGCCTTCGGCGGTGGCGAGCACGTCCGGTACGCGGCCAAGGCGTTCCTGTGCACCGAGGTGGCGCGGTGGATCGCCGAGGAGGGCCTGTCCCTCGACGTGGCCAGCGGCGGTGAGCTTGCAGTGGCACTGCACGCGGGCTTCCCCGCCGAGCGAATCGCGTTGCACGGCAACAACAAATCGATCGACGAACTGACCGCCGCGGTGAAGGCGGGCATCGAGCACGTGGTGGTCGATTCGATGACCGAGATCGAGCGCCTGGACGTGATCGCCGGGGAGGCCGGCGTCGTGCAGGACGTGCTGATCCGGGTCACCGTCGGAGTCGAGGCGCACACCCACGAGTTCATCTCGACCGCGCACGAGGACCAGAAGTTCGGGCTGTCGCTGGCCAGCGGCGCCGCGATGGCGGCGGTGCGCAGGGTGTTCCAGACCGACCACCTTCGTCTGGTCGGGCTGCACAGCCACATCGGTTCGCAGATCTTCGACGTCGCCGGCTTCGAACTGGCCGCGCACCGCGTGATCGGACTGCTGCGCGACGTCGTCGCCGAGTTCGGTGTCGAGAAGACCGCCCAGATGTCGATCGTCGACCTCGGCGGCGGTCTGGGCATCTCCTATCTGCCCTCCGACGACCCACCGCCGATGGAGGACCTCGCGGCCAAGATCGGGTCCATCGTCGAGCACGAGTCGGCCGCGGTGGGCCTGCCCGCGCCCACACTGGTGGTGGAGCCGGGGCGGGCCATCGCCGGCCCGGGCACCATCACCCTCTACGAGGTCGGCACGGTCAAGGACGTGGCCGTCGCCGCGGACCGTCAGCGGCGCTACGTCAGCGTCGACGGCGGGATGAGCGACAACATCAGGACCTCGCTGTACGGCGCCGAGTACGACGTCCGGCTGCTCTCCCGCGCCGCCGACGCCGCCCCCGCGCTGTGCCGCGTCGTCGGCAAGCACTGTGAGAGCGGCGACATCGTGGTGCGCGACGCGTGGCTGCCCGACGATGTCCGCCCGGGCGACCTGCTCGGCGTCGCCGCCACGGGCGCATACTGCTATTCGATGTCGAGCCGGTACAACCTGATCGGCCGGCCGGCCGTGGTGGCCGTGCGCGACGGGCGAACCCGCCTGATCCTGCGCCGGGAGACGGTCGACGATCTGTTGAGTCTGGAAGTGAGGTGACGCGGTGAGCGACGACAAGGGCCGCGAAATCGGCGTGGCAGTGCTCGGTCTGGGCAACGTCGGCAGCGAGGTGGTGCGCATCATCGAGCAGTCCGCGGCCGACCTGACCGCGCGGATCGGGGCGCCGCTGGCGCTGCGTGGCATCGGCGTGCGCCGGGTGGCCGACGACCGCGGCGTGCCGGTGGATCTGCTGACCGACGACATCGACGGACTCGTCTCCCGCGACGACGTGGACATCGTCGTCGAACTGATGGGACCCGTCGAACCGGCGCGCAAGGCCATCCTGGCCGCGCTGGAGCGCGGCAAGTCGGTGGTCACCGCGAACAAGGCGCTGATGGCCGTGTCGGCCGGTGAGCTCGCCCAGGCCGCCGAGAACGCGCACGTCGACCTGTACTTCGAGGCTGCCGTGGCCGGCGCGATCCCGGTCATCCGGCCGCTGACCCAGTCGCTGGCCGGTGACACGGTGCTGCGGGTGGCCGGCATCGTCAACGGCACCACCAACTACATCCTGTCCGAGATGGACAGCACCGGCGCCGATTACGGCAGCGCCCTGGCCGATGCCAGCGCGCTGGGGTACGCCGAGGCCGATCCGACCGCCGACGTCGAGGGCTACGACGCCGCGGCCAAGGCGGCCATCCTGGCCTCGATCGCCTTCCACACCCGGGTCACCGCCGACGACGTCTACCGCGAGGGCATCACGAAGGTGACGTCGGCCGATTTCGCGTCGGCGCGCGCACTGGGCTGCACCATCAAGCTGCTCGCGATCTGCGAGCGGCTCACCAACGACGAGGGTCAGCAACGGGTTTCGGCTCGCGTCTACCCGGCCCTGGTCCCGTTGGACCACCCGCTGGCG contains:
- a CDS encoding DNA-directed RNA polymerase subunit alpha C-terminal domain-containing protein, with the translated sequence MSDSYDGPPIPPEFAQFTPRTARALTRGGYRCLLDVWVASDDELLALRNFGMLSLAEVRATGP
- a CDS encoding three-helix bundle dimerization domain-containing protein, with amino-acid sequence MERLTQRYPAVEPETVMTVVHRSHAMFDGRPVRDFVPLFVERRSQEELAKIGG
- a CDS encoding VOC family protein, coding for MAIRTNSIAHVRLTVTDIARSRRFYDAVFGWPVLVEMPADADAATREQLWFLFDGVIYNLGNALVGLRPVAPGTDRFDADRVGLDHLALPVDSHDELVAAARHLESLGIAHEPIKDIGPSYILEFRDPDDIALELTAPK
- the argS gene encoding arginine--tRNA ligase, whose translation is MTPADLAELLRSTAAAVLDAHGLDSSALPATVTVERPRNPEHGDYATNLALQLGKKVGANPRELAGWLAAALAEQPGIAAADVAGPGFVNLRIEASAQNVLVGDVIAAGAGYGTSAELGGRRVNLEFVSANPTGPIHIGGTRWAAVGDALGRLLSTQGAEVVREYYFNDHGAQIDRFTNSLIAAAKGEPTPEDGYAGSYIGDIAAQVLAKEPEALTLPDAEMRETFRAIGVNLMFDHIKASLHEFGTDFDVFTHEDSMHTSGRVDEAIAKLRENGSIYEKDGAVWLRTTDYGDDKDRVVIKSDGQPAYIAGDLAYFLDKRQRGFDLCIYMLGADHHGYIARLKAAAAALGDDPDTVEVLIGQMVNLVRDGQPVRMSKRAGTVITLDDLVEAIGVDAARYALIRSSVDTPIDIDLALWSSASAENPVYYVQYAHARLSALARNAADLGITPDTAHLDLLTHDKEGTLIRNIGEFPRVLATAAALREPHRVSRYLEDLAGDYHRFYDSCRVLPQGDEEPGDLHAARLALCAATRQVIANGLGILGVSAPERM
- the lysA gene encoding diaminopimelate decarboxylase, encoding MIAHPAGPRHAEEIHHAGAPDRPQTSAEVAALAPNVWPRNAVRGDDGVVTIAGVPVSDIAAEYGTPVFVIDEDDFRTRCRQISAAFGGGEHVRYAAKAFLCTEVARWIAEEGLSLDVASGGELAVALHAGFPAERIALHGNNKSIDELTAAVKAGIEHVVVDSMTEIERLDVIAGEAGVVQDVLIRVTVGVEAHTHEFISTAHEDQKFGLSLASGAAMAAVRRVFQTDHLRLVGLHSHIGSQIFDVAGFELAAHRVIGLLRDVVAEFGVEKTAQMSIVDLGGGLGISYLPSDDPPPMEDLAAKIGSIVEHESAAVGLPAPTLVVEPGRAIAGPGTITLYEVGTVKDVAVAADRQRRYVSVDGGMSDNIRTSLYGAEYDVRLLSRAADAAPALCRVVGKHCESGDIVVRDAWLPDDVRPGDLLGVAATGAYCYSMSSRYNLIGRPAVVAVRDGRTRLILRRETVDDLLSLEVR
- a CDS encoding homoserine dehydrogenase, which produces MSDDKGREIGVAVLGLGNVGSEVVRIIEQSAADLTARIGAPLALRGIGVRRVADDRGVPVDLLTDDIDGLVSRDDVDIVVELMGPVEPARKAILAALERGKSVVTANKALMAVSAGELAQAAENAHVDLYFEAAVAGAIPVIRPLTQSLAGDTVLRVAGIVNGTTNYILSEMDSTGADYGSALADASALGYAEADPTADVEGYDAAAKAAILASIAFHTRVTADDVYREGITKVTSADFASARALGCTIKLLAICERLTNDEGQQRVSARVYPALVPLDHPLASVNGAFNAVVVEAEAAGRLMFYGQGAGGAPTASAVLGDLVMAARNRVQGGRGPRESKYAKLPVAPIGFIPTRYYVNMNVTDRPGVLSAVAAEFSKREVSIAEVRQEGMVDEGGQRCGARIVVVTHQATDAALSETVAALADLEVVSSINSVLRMEGTTE